A window of Micromonospora sp. WMMC415 genomic DNA:
GTGCTCGGCAAGGCGATCGGCATCCTCGGCTCGACGTTCCTGCTGGCCCGGTTCACCCGCGCCCAACTCGACGAGGACATCACCTGGTCGGATCTGCTCGGCGTCGCCCTGCTCGCCGGCATCGGCTTCACCGTGTCACTGCTGATCGGCGAGCTGGCGTTCGGCACCGGAACCGCGGCGGACGGCAACGTGAAGGCCGCGGTGCTCAGCGGCTCGCTGATCTCGGCCCTGCTCGCCACCGCCGTCCTGGTCCGCCGCAACGCCGCCTACCGGCGGATCGCCGAGGCGGAAAAGGTGGACTCGGACCGCGACGGCATCCCCGACGTCTACCAGCGCCGCGACGCCTGACCGGAGCACCTCGCGGGGGCGGGCGCCGGACGGACACCGCTGTCGGGGCCGGGCACCGCGGCGGGCCGGGCGGGGGCCGCCCGGTGCCCGCCGCCGCTCGTCAGGCCCGCCCCTCGGTACGGCGGCGACGCTCCTCCTGCTCGTCGGCCAGGGCGTCGCTCACCGGCTCCATGAGGTCGTCGCCGGGCACCGCGACCTCCTCCGCCCGGTCCTGCTCGTCGGCCCGCCCGCCGGGCGGCGGCTCGGGCGCCGTGGCGCCACCGGCGAAGCCGTACTCGTTCGGCTCGTCATGTCTGCTCATGGGGTCAACCTCCCGGAACGTCCGCGTTCACCGCCCACCGTCAGCGGCGGTCCGTGATCGTCTTTCCCCGGACGGGGGGCGGATAGTCGCCCGGAAGCGGTCAGGACCGCCCAGAGCAGCCGGCGCAGCGCGATGATCGCCGCGGCCGTGGCCAGGTCCACCCAGCCCTGACCGGCCACGAGCCGGAGCAGGCCGGCGGCGGTGAGCAGGTCCAGCAGCACGCGCAGGGCGGCGCGGCCGGAGCCGGTGCCGACCAGCACGGCCACCCCCGCCACGGCGGCGAGCGCCGTGACGACGGTGACCAGGGTGCTGATCACGCCTCGTCCCGGCCCTGCACCTGCCGCTGCTCCTCGCGGATCTCCCGGCCCAGGAAGTAGTTCAGCGCGGTCCGGATGGCGGCGATGGCGGCCAGCTGGCCGATCTGGGTGAAGGTCGGCGACGCGGCCGTCCGCAGGATGTCCGCCGCGAGCAGGAACTCCAGTCCGAGCGTGAGGGCCCGCCCCAGAGCGAGCCGGATCGGGGTGCACACCTTCGCGGTGCGGTGCCGCAGCCCTTCGACGACGAACCGGGCCGCCGCCCAGACCGCCCCGACGAAGATGATGATCGCGCCGGCGAGCTCCACCGTGGTGATCAGGAACCCGTACCCGTGCCGCAGGACGTCCCCCACCCGCTGGCGTTACCCGTCGGACGGGCGGGTAGTCGGCAGGTCAGGTGAGCTGGTCGACGGCCTCCAGAATCAGCCACAGCCCGCAGACGGCGAAGAGGATCGCGGCGCCGTACCTCACGGTCTTCTCGGGCAGCTTCCGGCCGAGCAGCCGGCCCACGAGGATCGCCAGGGCGTCGGCGGCCACCATGCCGACGGTCGAGCCGATCCACGTGCCGAACCAGCCGTACTGGGTGGCCAGGGTGATGGTGGCCAGCATGGTCTTGTCGCCCAGCTCGGCGAGGAAGAACGCCACCCCGACCGCGACGATCGCCGACTTGCTGCTCTTCTGCGCCTTGCGCCGCTCCTCCTCGGTGAGCACGTCGCCGCGCAGGGTCCACGCGCCGAAGCCGAGGAACGCGACGCCCGCGAGGAGGGAGATCCACTCGGTGGGCAGCGCGGCCCCCAGCCCGTAGCCGATCGCCACCGACGCCAGGTGCACGACGGCCGTGGCGACGGTGATGCCGATCAGCACCGGCAGCGGCTTGAAGCGGGTGGCGAAGGTCAGGGCCATCAGCTGGGACTTGTCCCCCAGCTCGGCGACGAAGATGACGCCGAAGCTGACCACCAGCGCGACGAGGAAACCCTCCATGACATCCTTCCGGATCAGGCCGGGAGGAGGTACGGGGCGCCCTCGACCCGGCTGCACAAGCCTGGGTCGAAGGTCTCGCCCGCCCCGTGGGTGCGGGGCCGCGTGGCCGGGTGCGGAACGCACCAGTGTGTCGACCACGACGTTGGGGGCTACTCCCCTTCGCTGCGCTCACCCTAGCCGATCACCCGAGCGGCGGGGTGCCGGGGGTGAACAGCCGCAACCGGTCAGTCCGCGCGGGCCAGCGTCACCCCGAAGAGGCCGCCGGGATCGGTCCAGAAGTCGTGGGCGGTGAAGCCCGCCCCGGCCAGCTCCGCGGCGATCCCCTCCGGCCGGAACTTCGCCGAGACCTCGGTCCGCAACTCCTCCCCGACGGCGAACGTCACGTCGAGGTCGAGCACCCGTACCCGCATCGGCCGCAGCGCCCGCAGCCGCATCTCGATCCACTCCCGCTCCGGATCCCAGCACGCCACATGGCAGAAGGCCGCCGGGTCGAAGTCGGCACCCAGCTCCCGGTTGATCACCCGCAGCACGTTGCGGTTGAACTCGGCGGTGACACCGGCCGCGTCGTCGTACGCCGGCACGATGACCGCCGGGTCCTTGACCAGGTCGGTGCCGACGAGCAGCCAGTCCCCCGGTTCCAGGGAGGACCGCATCTGGGTCAGGAACTCCCCGCGCTCGGCCGGCAGCAGGTTGCCGATCGTGCCGCCGAGGAACACCACGAGCCGCCGGCCACCGGCGGGCAGCCGGTCGAGGTGGCGGGTGAAGTCGCCGACGATGCCGCGGACCCGGAGGCCCGGATAGTCGGCGGCGATCTCGGCGGTGGACTGCCGCAGGGCGCTCACCGACACGTCCAGCGGGACGAAGGTGCCCAGGTCGCCGTGCCGGGTGAACGCGTCCAGCAGCAGGCGGGTCTTCTCCGACGAGCCCGAGCCCAGCTCGATCAGCGTCTTGGCTCCGGTGACGGCGGCGATGTCGCCGGCGCGTTCGGCGAGCACCGCGCGCTCGGCCCGGGTCGGGTAGTACTCCGGCAACCGGGTGATCTCCTCGAAGAGTTGACTGCCCCGCGCGTCGTAGAACCACTTCGGGGGCAACCACTTCTCCTCGGCGGTCAGCCCGGTGCGCACGTCCTGCCGGAGGCTGCGTCCCAGGTCCTGCTCCTCGAGGTGGATCTCCAACGGCTCCGCGCCCATCTCTGCCCTTCCTGTCGAGGTGTCTCGGTGGGCGGTCACGCCTCCGTCAGGGCGCGGACCCGCGCCCCGGTGGCGGTGGCCTCCACCAGATGCCCGTCCGGCACGTCCTGCCAGCCGGGGTCGTCGTCGTGCGGCTCGGACGCCAGTAGCACCGAGGCCGGCGTCGTGCGGAGCGACAGCGCGTGCCCGACCACGCTCGCCACCACCGTGTGCCCGTCGGTGAGCAGCAGGTTGAGGCGCGACCCGGGTGCCGTCCGGGCCACCGCGACGACCGTCTCGGCGACGGCCCGGGCCGGCTTGATCCCGGACCGCAGCCGGTGCCGGACCAGCGCCCACAGCAGCGCCGAGTCGGTGGCCGCGTCGAGGGTGAGCAGGTCCCGGACGGGCAGCGCGGCGGCGAGCGGGACCATGCTGTCCGGCCAGCCCCGCACCGCGCCGTTGTGGCTGAACAGCCAGCGTCCCTCGGCGAACGGCGCGGCGGCCGAGTCCAGCACCGCCATGCCGACCGTCGCCGAGCGCACCGCCGCGAGCACCGCGCCCGCGGACGTGACGCCGGCGAGCTGCTCGATCGTCGGGTCGCTCCAGATCGGCTGCGCCCGCCGGTAGCGCACCGGCTCGCCGTCGCCCGGGTACCAGCCCACGCCGAAGCCGTCGGCGTTGATCGTTCCGCCGCCGCGCATGTCGCGCGGCGCCCAGGACTGGCGCACCAGCGAGTACGGCGGATCGAACAGCAGCTCCCGCAGGGTGACCGGGGGCCCGAGGTAGGCCAGGTGGCGGCACATCAGGCGCCCACCCTCACGCGTGGGCCTCCTCGGGCGTCGCGTTCCGGGCGCAACGGAACCCGCTGAAGATCTGCCGCCGGATCGGATAGTCCCAGTTGCGGAACGTGCCCCGGCAGGCCGCCCGGTCGGTGCCGAACGACCCGCCGCGCAGCACCCGGTAGTCGTCGCCGAAGAAGACCTCCGAGTACTCCCGGTACGGGAAGGCGGTGAAGCCCGGGTGGCCACGGAAGCTCGTCGAGGTCCACTCCCAGACGTCGCCCATGAGCTGGTGGACGCCCAACGGTGACGCCCCGGCCGGGTACGCGCCGACCGGCGCCGGCCAGAGGTGCCGCTGGCCCAGGTTGGCGTGGTCGGCCGTCGGGTCCTCGTCGCCCCAGGGGTAGCGGCGGGAGCGGCCGGTCGCCGGGTCCCAGCGGGCCGCCTTCTCCCACTCCGCCTCGGTGGGCAGCCGCTTGCCGGCCCAGGCGGCGTACGCCTCCGCCTCGTAAGAGCAGACGTGCACCACCGGTTCGTCGGCGCGGACCGGCGCCCAGCGGCCGAAGCGGCGGTACGCCCAGCCGTCGCCGTCGCGACGCCAGTGCATCGGGGCGGACAGCCCCGCCTGCTGCCGGTGCGCCCATCCGGCGGTGCTCCACCAGCGGGCGTCGTCGTAGCCGCCGTCGGCGATGAACCCCGCGTACGCGCCGTTGGTGACGGGCGCCGCGTCGATCGCGTACGCCGGGAGGTGCACCCGGTGCGCGGGGCGTTCGTTGTCCAGCGCCCACGGGTCGGTGTCGGTGCCCATGGTGAACTCGCCGGCCGGGATCAGCACCTCACCGCCGACCCGTGCCCGCGGCTCGGGCGGGGGCGGGGCGTCCAGGACGGCCGCGCCGGAGCGCAGCTGGTGGGTGGCGAGCATGGTCTCGTCGTGCTGCTGCTCGTGCTGGACGATCATGCCGAAGGCGAAGCCGTCGGCGATCAGCGGGCGGTCTGTGAAGGGCACCCGGTCCAGCAGGTCGAAGACCTTGTCCCGGACCGTCGCCACGTAGGCGCGGGCCTCGGTCGGTGGCAGCAGCGGCAGGGACGGCCGGTCCCGGCGGGGCTGTTTGAACGCGTCGTAGAGGTCGTCGATGTCGTGGCGGACCGGTGGGCGGCCGCCGACGTCGCGCACCAGCCAGAGCTCCTCCTGGTTGCCCACGTGGGCGAGATCCCACACGAGCGGGGACATCAGGGGCGAGTGCTGCCGCATCAGGTCCTCGTCGTCGACCGCGTCGGTCAGGGCGGCGGTGCGGGCGCGGGTGCGGGCCAGTTCCGCCGCGATCCGTGCCCGCACCGCCTCCCCGTCGCGCCGGTCCGTCGTCGTCTCCGTCACCGCTGCCTCCTCCCGGCGGCCGCACGCCGCCGCCGTACGCCTCGGTCGATTTCGTCGTGCAGCGCCGCCGGCAGCCCCAGCCGGGGCAGCGCGACGAGCGCCAGGTCGAACAGGTCGGCGGCGGCGGCCGCGAGGCCCCGGTCGTGCAGGCCGTGGCGGGCCGCCGCGGTCCACCGGTGGGCCTGCGGGCGGGCGAGGGCCTGCGCCGCGTGGGTGGTGGCCGGGTCGGCCAGCAGGGCGGCGACCACCGCCACCGGCACCGTCCACGCCCGCCCCGGCTGCGCGTCGAGGTAACGCAGCTCCAGGTAGCCGCGCGGGCGTACCGGCGGGAACAGCGTGCTCACGTGGTAGTCGAGGTCGTCGGTGGTCGGCGGTCGGGGCAGCGCGCCGGCGAGCCAGTCGGCGAAGGTGACGCCGGCCGGCGGTGTCCAGTCGGGACCGGCGTCGCGCAGGCAGAGCAGCGGCGCGGCGAGCACGTACGCCGTCCAGCTCGCCACCGGGTCCGTGTCGCCCTGCTCCGGCGTCCACACCGGGTGGGTGCGCTCCGGGTCGATGGCGAGCCAGGCGGCCATCCGGGCCGACGCCCAGCCGGTGGGCCGCCCGGCGTGACGGCCGGCCGTGGCGAAGGCCGCGACCAGGGGCGGCCCGATCGCGTGCGCGGTGGCCCACCGGTCCGGGAGGTGCTCCGCCTCCCCGGCGTCGAGGCAGACCTGGAGACCGGCGGTGCTGTACATCATCGTGCGCCCGGCCGGGCCACGCCGGTCGAACACCCGGCGCATCGCGCGGTAACGGGGGGTCTCCAGCACCGCCCGTGGCGGCCGGTGGGGATCGATGCCGTCGCGGCCGAGAACCAGCCCGGCCGGCGCGAGAAGCGCCGACAGTTGGGCGATGTCGGCGTCCGTCGCGTCGACGAGCGCGGCGATCGAGGTGCGTGGAGCGGTGGAGATCTCCACCTGCCCGCCCGGCTCGACGGTCACCGTGCTGCCGTGCCGGAGCCGCTGGGCGGGGCTCGTGCTGTGCAGGGTGCGGGGGCAGTGCGGCCCCAGCGCGGCCCGCAGTCGGTCGGCCTCGACCGGGCGGGCGGGGTCGACGGCGTCGTGCACCGTCCATTCCAGCTCGACTCCGACGTGGCGGGGTGGGCCGGTCTTGAAGCAGATCCGGGCGATGTGGCCCGCGGCCGCGGCGGACGAGCAGAGGACGGTGGCCCGATCCACCTCCGGAGACGTCACCACAGGTTCGGCCCCTTTCGCCGCCCGACGTCCGGTCCGAGCCACCGTAACGCGACCCACCGACATCGGCAGGCGCCGGCGGGCCGACCTCCTTCTGTCTAGCAGACGAACGTCCCGTGTCCGGGGTAAACGCGAACCGGATTCAGGGGGTGGTCGACGCGGTCGGTGTGGGCCCCGACTTGGGCTTCTTCGTCTTCGGGGGCTCCGGCTCGCCGACCCGCTCCCGGCAGTAGTCGGTCACCTGCCCGCGACCGCCGGCCGCGGCGACGAGATCCGCGAAGCCGGGCGTGTCGAGGGCCTTCTCCCGCTGGGCCGGCGACTTCGCCAGGTACGCGCGGCACTGCCCGTCCAACTGGGCGGCCCGCTCGCGGGGTGACGGTGAGCCGGGACCGGTCGAGGGCGCCCCGGCCGTGGGCGTCGGCGGCCCGGACGGCGTCCCGCCCGGCGTGCCGGTGCTGGCGCCACCGCCCGGGGTGCCGCCGGGACCGTCGGTCTCGCCCGGGCCGCTCACACCGGTGGTCGGGGCCGGGCGGGGTGGCGGGGCGTCGGGACGGTCGATGGCGACGGCCGCGAACGCGACACCGGCGGTCGCGGTGGCGGCCGCTCCGGCGGCCCAGGCGAGCACCCCCGCGGTGACCGGCCGACGCCGTCGCCGCGGCTCCGGCGCCGGGGTCGGGGTGGCGCGGGCGGCGCGGAAGGCGGCGAGGGCCGCCTCCTCACCGGCGAGTTCGTCGGGCCGCCCCGGGGCGGCCGCGGCCGACAGGAGTCGGGACAACGGTTCGGCGCCGGCACCCGGGACGGCGTCGGGCGCGGCGTCGAGGAGCCGGTCGAGCGCGGCCCGGTCGGCCCGCGCGGAACGGCGGAAGAACATCCTGAGTCCCCTCACGTCAACCGTCCGCCGGTTCGGCGTGCGGCGTCTGCCGGCGCGCGTCTCGGGGACGAGGTGGGGTCGCATCCTCGGCGGCGGTGGCCGGGGCGTCCTCGCCGCGGCGTTCCAACAGTGCGGCGAGCCGGCGCAGTCCCCGGTGGGCCGCGGTCCGGACGGCGCCGGGGCGCCGGCCGAGCACCCGCCCGGCGGTCTCGGCGTCCAGACCGAGGACGGCCCGGAGGAGGACGGCCTCCGCCTCCCGGGGCGGCAGCGTGCCGATCAGGGCGAGGGCCGCCTCGGTCCCGATGGTCTCGCCGGCCCGCTCGGCCGTGTCCGCGTCGCTGGCCAGGTCGCTCAACGCCTGCACGGGCACGGGGAGCGAGGGACGCCGGCGCTGCCGGCGCAGGTGGTCCATCGCCCGGTTCCGGGCGATGGTGACCGTCCAGGCGCGGAACTCCCCGCCGGTGAAGCTGGGCAGGTCGCGGGAGACCTGCAGCCACGTCTCGGAGGCGACGTCCTCGGCGTCCGCCCCGACCAGGGCGGTCAGGTAGCGCAGGAGACCGGGCTGGAGGCTGCGGTAGAGGAAACGGAAGGCCTGTTCGTCCCCGGCCTGCGCCGCGACGACGGCCTCGTTCAGCTCACCGGTCACGCCGCCCGCTTCCGTTCGGCCCCACCGGGCCGGCACACGCCCGTGGGCGCGACCTCAACCCGGTCCGGCAGCCGGACCTGATCCCGCACCCTCAGCCCCCCGCTGACCTGATCACGCCAGGGCCGCTCGGCCCGACCGTTCGCCTGGGCTCCACCAGGACGGCCCCGCCGTCGGCGTACCGCCGCCGACAACGTCGTGTGGGCCCGAGCCGGGCCAACGCTAGGAGTCGTGGGCCGATCGGACAAGTCGCCCGAGGTCAGGAAAAGAGTGAGAATAATCAACACGATCAGCCGGCGCGTCGCCGTAACGTTACGACTCCTCCGGGCGCTCCGCACGCGGCGCAACGGGCGAACGCGACGTTTGCCCAGGGTAAAGCACGGGTGAAGTCGCTCCCGTCACCGCACGTAGTCGCCCGGTGACAGCGCACCGGAGCCGGACGCTCACCCGACGCCGCGCGAGGGCTGGTGGGCCCGCCCGCGCCGGCCGGCCACGACGCGCCGACCATGCACCCTCTGGGTACGGTAGTGCTGTGTTGTCATCGGAGGTCGTGCTCAGCGGTCGGTACCGCCTGGACGAACGTGTCGCCACGGGCGGCATGGGTGACGTCTGGCGGGGCACCGACCTGGTCCTGGGCCGGCAGGTGGCGGTCA
This region includes:
- a CDS encoding DUF1622 domain-containing protein, which gives rise to MGDVLRHGYGFLITTVELAGAIIIFVGAVWAAARFVVEGLRHRTAKVCTPIRLALGRALTLGLEFLLAADILRTAASPTFTQIGQLAAIAAIRTALNYFLGREIREEQRQVQGRDEA
- the egtA gene encoding ergothioneine biosynthesis glutamate--cysteine ligase EgtA, coding for MVTSPEVDRATVLCSSAAAAGHIARICFKTGPPRHVGVELEWTVHDAVDPARPVEADRLRAALGPHCPRTLHSTSPAQRLRHGSTVTVEPGGQVEISTAPRTSIAALVDATDADIAQLSALLAPAGLVLGRDGIDPHRPPRAVLETPRYRAMRRVFDRRGPAGRTMMYSTAGLQVCLDAGEAEHLPDRWATAHAIGPPLVAAFATAGRHAGRPTGWASARMAAWLAIDPERTHPVWTPEQGDTDPVASWTAYVLAAPLLCLRDAGPDWTPPAGVTFADWLAGALPRPPTTDDLDYHVSTLFPPVRPRGYLELRYLDAQPGRAWTVPVAVVAALLADPATTHAAQALARPQAHRWTAAARHGLHDRGLAAAAADLFDLALVALPRLGLPAALHDEIDRGVRRRRAAAGRRQR
- a CDS encoding RNA polymerase sigma factor; the protein is MTGELNEAVVAAQAGDEQAFRFLYRSLQPGLLRYLTALVGADAEDVASETWLQVSRDLPSFTGGEFRAWTVTIARNRAMDHLRRQRRRPSLPVPVQALSDLASDADTAERAGETIGTEAALALIGTLPPREAEAVLLRAVLGLDAETAGRVLGRRPGAVRTAAHRGLRRLAALLERRGEDAPATAAEDATPPRPRDARRQTPHAEPADG
- the egtC gene encoding ergothioneine biosynthesis protein EgtC gives rise to the protein MCRHLAYLGPPVTLRELLFDPPYSLVRQSWAPRDMRGGGTINADGFGVGWYPGDGEPVRYRRAQPIWSDPTIEQLAGVTSAGAVLAAVRSATVGMAVLDSAAAPFAEGRWLFSHNGAVRGWPDSMVPLAAALPVRDLLTLDAATDSALLWALVRHRLRSGIKPARAVAETVVAVARTAPGSRLNLLLTDGHTVVASVVGHALSLRTTPASVLLASEPHDDDPGWQDVPDGHLVEATATGARVRALTEA
- the egtB gene encoding ergothioneine biosynthesis protein EgtB, which codes for MTETTTDRRDGEAVRARIAAELARTRARTAALTDAVDDEDLMRQHSPLMSPLVWDLAHVGNQEELWLVRDVGGRPPVRHDIDDLYDAFKQPRRDRPSLPLLPPTEARAYVATVRDKVFDLLDRVPFTDRPLIADGFAFGMIVQHEQQHDETMLATHQLRSGAAVLDAPPPPEPRARVGGEVLIPAGEFTMGTDTDPWALDNERPAHRVHLPAYAIDAAPVTNGAYAGFIADGGYDDARWWSTAGWAHRQQAGLSAPMHWRRDGDGWAYRRFGRWAPVRADEPVVHVCSYEAEAYAAWAGKRLPTEAEWEKAARWDPATGRSRRYPWGDEDPTADHANLGQRHLWPAPVGAYPAGASPLGVHQLMGDVWEWTSTSFRGHPGFTAFPYREYSEVFFGDDYRVLRGGSFGTDRAACRGTFRNWDYPIRRQIFSGFRCARNATPEEAHA
- a CDS encoding TMEM165/GDT1 family protein, with product MEGFLVALVVSFGVIFVAELGDKSQLMALTFATRFKPLPVLIGITVATAVVHLASVAIGYGLGAALPTEWISLLAGVAFLGFGAWTLRGDVLTEEERRKAQKSSKSAIVAVGVAFFLAELGDKTMLATITLATQYGWFGTWIGSTVGMVAADALAILVGRLLGRKLPEKTVRYGAAILFAVCGLWLILEAVDQLT
- the egtD gene encoding L-histidine N(alpha)-methyltransferase; protein product: MGAEPLEIHLEEQDLGRSLRQDVRTGLTAEEKWLPPKWFYDARGSQLFEEITRLPEYYPTRAERAVLAERAGDIAAVTGAKTLIELGSGSSEKTRLLLDAFTRHGDLGTFVPLDVSVSALRQSTAEIAADYPGLRVRGIVGDFTRHLDRLPAGGRRLVVFLGGTIGNLLPAERGEFLTQMRSSLEPGDWLLVGTDLVKDPAVIVPAYDDAAGVTAEFNRNVLRVINRELGADFDPAAFCHVACWDPEREWIEMRLRALRPMRVRVLDLDVTFAVGEELRTEVSAKFRPEGIAAELAGAGFTAHDFWTDPGGLFGVTLARAD